The Engystomops pustulosus chromosome 7, aEngPut4.maternal, whole genome shotgun sequence DNA window ACACTGGACTCCACAGTCACCTCTGTATTTGTTtatgctgctgtctatgagagccCCACTACATGCAGGGAGATCATTACTGGAGGGGACTTCTCTATTAGAGGACGACCCCTGTACTCCTCATTCAACAAAACTGATTTAACCTCTCGTGTGCTGGGGACACTAGTGGTCACTATTCCACTGTAGACCACGTGTGGCAGCCGGAGAGGATGGGGATTCTTTGTCTAGGACCTTTTAGCCGTCAGATGGGAGGTTGCTGCATATACATGATGTATTGCTGTAGTCTGTGCATGACATGTTCCCTTACCTTTCCTTGGCTTCTGCAGCTCTGTCTCTTTGCCTCCTGTTTTTGAACCAGTTGCTGACCTGGGTGGTGGTGAGTCCAGTGGCCTCTGCCAGCTCCCTCTTCTCCCTGGGAGATGGGTAGGGGTTGTGAGCATACCATTCCCTCAGAACCCCTCTAGACTTCTCCTTAAAGCAATAACTTGTCTCTTCTCCATCCCATATGGTTCTTGGCAAAGGAAATTTCCTCCTCACCCGGTATTTGCCCACTGCCCCAAGAGGTCTCCCCCTGAGCTTCTCAGCCTCCACATAGTGCGCCTTGAGCCACAGCTGCTGCAGTTTTGGATGGTTGTGTGGGGAGAACTGGTGACTCTCCAGGATCTTGTAGAGTTCTCTGAAGTTCCCCCTGTGGAAGGCTACTACAGCCTTAGCTTTCAGGACACTCTCATTCTTGTGGAGGTGGTCACAGGCTGGCAGGGACCAGAGGAACCTGCCCAGTCTTTCCAGGTTCCCCCCTTGTTGTAGCACCTCGCAGACACAGGCTACTTGCTCCTGAGTAAAGCCGAAGGAAGGCAGCATAGACATGGCTCAGTGTGCTGGAGACACAGCCAGAAGACTGGGAGTATAAGTCCTCCACATACACTGGAGAAGTAATGCAAGTCACACAAGGTATATCCAAGCgtaaagaagcagaaaaaaacaCCCAAAAGAACCCAGTTTACAGACTGCTCAGCGCAGGGGATGCTGCATGTAGCTGCTACAAGTTTGTCACTCTTCTGGTAGAAGCCTCCTTAAAGCTCCACACTGCTGTGCACACTGATTGGCTGcacatatgggggcaggctgcagagCAGGGAGCACAGGCTGGAGGGTGGGGAGGGCAGGGGTGATGCTGCTGCCCTTGGGTGGGAAgagaagaagggaggggggggggggtagacacGCCAGGGCCTTGCAACATGAGACCCTTCTCAAGTATCACCTAAGGGGACCCAAGACTCATCTCTGCACAAATCAATTATAACAGCAGAGCTCTGTGGGaaagaaaaatcaaaaaatgTCATTGTCCAGTTCAGGTGAGTTGGTATTTAATTACCTTAATGCTTGCTATGAATAAAACATGTGCTGATGAATAGGGAtgaattattaaagagcacagagtCAGCATGGGGGGCATGGGGGCTAAATgtatatagagagatagatggacGATAGAGATGTATAATTCTAGAAataatgtatctatctataaatatataaaatgtatatatatctagAAAtactacatatatttttttttacattttttaattcaaattaGATGTATGATATCTGTATACATTATAacagataggtagatagaagatgAATAGATATGTACAGTACAATTATagaaataaaattgtatatatatttaataaataccTTAAATTATTATGTagaagtattatatatgtatacattatgttagaaagttaaataaaataataagtacTGTATACCTATAAATTAAATGCATTTTGCTGTTTGAATGatgtctctctcccctctctctatatatattccCAATTAAACAGACTGTATATATTAAATAGACTTTAAAATTTTAGAAAATATGTCCCACAAAATAAATGCCACAACAATTCCGGGAGCATCTTCTGCATTTCCTCCCTTTGGTCTATGAGACTGGGGCATTTAGCACAATGAGTTCCCAGTCTAATTATGCTAATCCTCATTTACACACCTTGCTTGAaagcaattatttaaaaaaaaacttctctaaAAACAATTAggcttttgtaaacacaggtaATAATGTATTGTTGGTAGCAGGGGAGGTAATAAAGGGAGACAATGCTGTGAGATAAGAGAACACAGAGGTGCTGGGAGAAGTGGATATTATCTGCCATTGTCTGTACTAAATGGCCTTTTAACTACTTTTTCCCATAGACGTTATTTTTGACACTCAACAGGTTGAAGAATCAATATTTATTTATGATATTAGTAAATTAATATTTAGAAAACAAAAACGCTACAATACGTATCAGTCTTTGTAGCATGTGATATAGATTTTAATTGTGGAGAAGATATAGAACGTTTTATGGAATATGGATAAAATGTTGCCAATATATCAGGGATCAGGGCTCGGGCTGACCTAAATCTCCCAGCTTTTAGCATACATCCAGTCCCTGTAAGGAGACTGTATACTTTCTTAGATTACAGAGAAGAATCCCTATTTTGGGAGGCAGGAGCTGGGGGCTCAGAGGTCTCCTCAGAGCACTTGCTCCATACTTCAGGGTAGGAGCTGAATTGGGAGAAGTTTTTACAC harbors:
- the SIX1 gene encoding homeobox protein SIX1, producing the protein MSMLPSFGFTQEQVACVCEVLQQGGNLERLGRFLWSLPACDHLHKNESVLKAKAVVAFHRGNFRELYKILESHQFSPHNHPKLQQLWLKAHYVEAEKLRGRPLGAVGKYRVRRKFPLPRTIWDGEETSYCFKEKSRGVLREWYAHNPYPSPREKRELAEATGLTTTQVSNWFKNRRQRDRAAEAKERENTENNNTSGNKQNQLSPLDGGKSLMSSSEEEFSPPQSPDQNSVLLLQGNLTHPGGSSYTLSALGGSQGGHGLGSHQHQLQDSLLGPLTSSLVDLGS